The following is a genomic window from Pyxidicoccus trucidator.
GGCTCGCCGGTCTTCCAGGCGGAGGTGTATGACCCCGCGACGAACCGGTGGACGCGCTGGGCGAGCAACACCGTGTACCGCGGCTACCATGCCACCGCGGTGCTGCTGCCGGACGGGCGCGTGCTGAGCGCGGGAGGCCGCAACCGGCGCACGGCGGAGGTCTTCTCTCCGCCGTACCTGTTCAAGGGGGCGAGGCCCGTGGTCAGCGCTGCGCCGACCACCGTCACTCCCGGCACCTCCTTCAGCGTCACGACGCCGGACGCCGCGCGCATCACCCGGGTGACGGCCATCGCCCTCGCGTCGGTGACGCACGCGTTCGACCAGAACCAGAGACTCCTGACGCTGGGCTTCACGCAAGGCGAGGGGGGGCTGACAGTCACCGCGCCCGCGAACAACAACGTGGCGCCCCCGGGCTACTACCAGCTCTTCCTCGTGTCGGACACGGGCGTGCCGTCGCTGGGGCGGATGGTGCGCATCACCGGCCCCTGAGGCGTCAGACGGCCGTCCAGCCTCCGTCCAGGTCGAGCACCATGCCGGTGGCGTACGCGTTCGTCGCGAGGAAGAACGCGGCGTCCGCCATGTCGCGGACGGTGCCGGGGCGCTTGAGGGGGATGCGGCTCACGAGGGCGTCCATGAACGCGTCGAGCTGCTCGGGTGGGACGTGCCAGTCGATGGCCGTGTCGCGCGTCAGCCCCGGAGACAGGACGTTGACCCGGATGCCCTTGGGGGCCAGCTCGATGGCGAGGGAGCGCCCCATGGCGTTGACGGCGCCGCACAGGCCCGCGCCGCCGGCATAGTTCGGCAGGGCGGCGTGGCCCGCGATGCCCGAGCAGAAGAGGATGGAGCTGCCCGGAGCCATCTTCGGGACGGCGTAGTGGCAGGCGGCGAGCTGTCCGAAGAAGCGGTCATTGAACAGGTCGCGCCAGGCCTTGGGAGACACCTCCTCCACCGGGCCGAACACCGCGCCGCCGGCGCAGGTGACGAGCAGGTCCACGCGGGGTACGGAGTCGATGAGCCGCTGGACCTGGGCGTCATCTCCCACGTCCGTCGCGATGCCGCGTGCGCCGTGGCCGATTTGCGCCGCCGCATCGTCCAGTCGCTGCTTGCGGCGGCCGGCAATCACCACCTCCGCGCCTTCTCGGGCGAACCGCTCCGCGATGGCGAAGCCGATGCCCGTGCCACCACCCGTGACGACCGCGATCTTTCCATCCAACGCACCCATGACTGCCTCCAGGAAGTAGGGGACGAGAAGCTCCGCGAGGAGAGCATGTCCCTGGCGCGTCACCTGCTTTTTGTTGCCGGGCGCAAGGACCGCGCAGTGGAGGGGAACGCGGGTGTATCGGCGAGCCTCGCCTACACGCGCGGCGGCGCCACCTGGAGCCCTGGGACGAAGCCTCGAGGCCGGCGGGGCGCCCTACAGGTCTGGTGGGGTCGGCAACCGCCGCAGGCGGTGGATTCTCGGCGCACTGCAAGGCGCCTCAATGACGCGGGAGCTTCAGCTCCCACGTCTCGCCGACGAGGCCGTGTCCGAAGCTGTTGTGCGGCTCGGAGTGGACGAGGACGAAGCCGGCCTGCTCGTAGAGATGGCGGGCCGCGTGGAGCACGTCGTTGGTCCACAGGCGCACCTTGCGGTAGCCGGCCTCTCTGGCGAAGCGCACGCACTCGCCCACCAGCCGCGAGCCGATTCCCAGTCCGCGCGCGGAGGGCTCCACCAGCAGGAGGCGGAGCTTCGCCACCGTCTTCGACTCCTGGACCAGGAACACCGAGCCGACATTCTCTCCGTCCCGCTCGGCAATCCAGCAGCGCTCCCGCTTTGGCTCGTACTCCTGGATGAACTTCGCGGCGATGCTGGCCACCAGCGCCTCGAAGCGCTCGTCCCAGCCGTACTCCTGGAAGTACAGCGCGCCGTGGCGCTGGACGACCCAGCCCATGTCTCCCGGCCGGTGCTGCCGGAGGAGGTACGGGGCCTTCTCTGTCTCCACCTTTCCCCCGAGCAGCTCCTCGATGGTCCGCATCGCGTCCAGCAGGCGCCGCTGCCCGGTGGGGGACAGCCGGGCCAGCAGCGCGCCGACCTCGTCGCTCGAGCGCGCGTTGAGCCGGGCGAAGGCGTCCTGGCCCCGCCGGGTCAGCCGCATCAGGCTCTGGCGCCCGTCGGCCTCGGAGCGCTCCCGGGCCATCAGGCCCCGTGAGCCGAAGCCGCGCAGCACCCGGCTGAGATAGCCCGGATCCAAGGCCAGGTCCCGGCTCAGCTCGGCCGCCGTCGGCTTCTCGCGGTTCGCCAGCTCGTAGAGCACCCGCACCTCGGTGAGGGAGAAGTCGCTCTCCAGGTGGCCCTCGTGCAGGACGCCGATTTTCTGGGTGTAGAAGCGGTTGAAGTGCCGAACCGCCGCCACGCTCCGCTCGTGCCTGGTCGTCGCCATGTCCTGGGTCCTCGGGTTCGTTCTCCCCAACTCGTTGCCAGTGTCAACCAATCGATTGCCTCAGGCAACCATCATGGCGGCGCCCACTGCGGGTGTGCTCGTGTGGGGGAGGAGCCGCCATTTGACTGCCAGCAGCTCCATGGGTGATGTCGTCGGTGGCTTCGTGCCATACCTGCCAGGAACTGCTTTTCATGACCCGCTGCACTGAAGAAGCCTGCTGATGGATTGGCCCCTTGTGATCGAGTTCATCCGGCAGCGCGACCCGGCGTTCCTGTCTCAAGTGGAGGGAATGCCGGACGCCGCCATCTCGGCCCTGGCCGCTGACCGCGGCGTCACGCTGCCTGCCACCTATGTGGAGTTCTTACGGCGGATGGGGGGCCACAGTCATGGCTACACTCCGTTTGGCGCGACTCAGGACCACGGCTTCGCCGCCATCGCCGAGCGCCTCGAGGCGGAGCGCCTCGACGACAAAGACGACGCGCCGCCCGGCCGCTTCTTCCCCGTGGCCATCGAAACCGACCTGTCGCTGGTGGCGTTGTACGACCACTACCTCGACCTGCAGCGCGGCGATGGCGATGACGCGCCCCTCGTGACGCTGGAGCAGGGCGTTCCGTTCAGATGGCAGACGCCGGACGAGACCGGCGAAACCTGCGGCGAACGCATCGCCGCCAGCGTGTTCAACCACTTCGAGCTGCGCCTCCGCGCCAATCGCGACGTGGTGGCCCTGGGCGGCGCGCTGCAAGCCGGCCAGGGTCGTGCCGCGTTGCAGCAGGCCCTCGCACTACTGCAACGCGCCGGGTTCGCGCCTGTCCTGCCGCTGCTGGGCCGCGTGGCGTGTTTGCAGGCGGGTCCGCTCAGCGTGCTCGCCAAGGTCAACGAGAACTACGAACTGCTGACGCTGCGGATCGGCAGCGACGACGCGCTGGCCGTGAAGGAGCTGGTCTCCCAGTTACTCGCCGGCCTGCCCGGTGCGCGGCGGCCGGCTGGCCCGCGCAACCTGGACTGAACCCGGCGCGGCAGGCGGCGGCGCGCTTCAGGATGCTCAGCGGCCCGTCGATGTCGGCCACTTTGGCAAGCTCGCGCAGCTCGTCGAGGGCGGGCAGCGCGGCCAGCACCGCATCGGCCGATAGCAACAAGCAAGCTCAAGGTTTCATCTCGCCGCGACGTTACGTGGCAGTTGGACGGATGACCGCGCAGGGCCGCAAGGGCCGCCGAGCGCAATCGCCCCTTCCAGTCCTTCAGTGGGCCAGCGCAAGCCGGGCAGCTCCTGTCCGGATCGTCCAGCACGTGCACCTCTTCCACGAGTGGATGCTGGAGCTGCTCTCGCAGGTGGTGGCCATGCTGCGGCAGCACATTTGTACGTCCTCTGGCTCATTGCAGGACGGGCTGGGGCGAGGACGTACGGGTCGTGGGCGCTGGCACCGCCGCGGGACGCGCACACCCGTCCCGCGAGCCCGTCGGTCGTGGGCGCTGGCATCGCCGCGAGGAGCGCACGTCCGCCCCGCGAGTCGGCGGTCATGGGCGCAGGCACCGCCGCGAGGAGCGCACGTCCGTCCCGCGTGCCCGTCAGCCGTGGGCGCTGGTTCCGACGCGTGTCCGGTCGGGCGACGCCTCGGCCGCGAGGGGCCCACGACCCGGGACGTTGTCCCGACCTGCCCCCGTGTCAGACCCACCCGGTAGACAGGTTCGGGTGGAAGGAACGTTCGTTCCGCGGCGACCCCGCTCCCGAGGGGGGCGAAGCGGAAGGTCGTCTCGTTCGCGGCAGCCAGTCGCCCGAGGGGCGGGGAGGGGATGGGGATATGGAATTGCTGGAGATGTTTCACGCGATGGCCCTGCGCTATGCGGCGGGACTGCTGGTGCGGCGCGGGTACGAAAACGCGCAGGCCTCGGAGCTGGCCCGCGCCATGCACATGTCAGTGGGCGCGATGTACCGGCGTTATGGCAGCAAGCTGGGGCTGGCTCTGGCGGTGCGCGAATACACCGAGAAGACGCTCTGCTATCAGGCGGAGGTCTCATTCCTGTTGAGCCACGGCAAGCCGGGCGTGGACTTCGCCCAGGCGTTCCTCGACTTCTGGTGGGAACTGGCCAGGTGGGCGCTGACGCAGCCGGACCTCTTCGGCTTCACGTTCCTGCACTGGCATGCGCGCGAGTATGGGCCGCACTCGCCGCCGGCTCCCGGGCCTCGGGTGGCCGGGGCGCTCATTCCGCAGCAGTCGTCCGGTGGGACGACGCGTGCGCTGGTGCGCGACGTGCTGGAGAAAGGCGAGCGGGAGGGAGCGCTGCTACGCGGCTGCGTCCCGATGGGTGAAGGGTTGGTGTGGGGCACGTTGCTGGAACTGGCTCGGACGGCGCAGCAGGGCGCGCAGGCGGGTGAAACCGAAGTGCTCGCGTCGGCACGGGCCCTCTGGCGCGCCCTGGGCCGCTCCGAACACTCCGGGCCCCAAGGCACTGGCACACCACCCACAGACAAGGACGCCGGGCTCTGCGATAGCGGCTCGTCCCCCGCAGGCGAGGACTCCGGGCTCTGCGATAGCGGCTCGTCCCCCACAGGTGAGGACGCCGGGCTCTGCGATAGCGGCTCGTCCCCCACAGGCGAGGACTCCGGGCTCCGAGATATTGGCACCCCTTCCTTGGGTGATGCTTCCGGGTGCTCAGGACGTGGGCGGAGAGGCCCGGCTCGCGTAGCGCTCGGCCAGGGCCGAGCACACGAGCAACTGGAGCTGGTGGTAGAACATCAGCGGCAGGACGATGAGCCCCAGTCCCGGGTGCGCGCCGAACAGGAGCCGCGCCATGGGCACGCCGGAGGCCAGGGTCTTCTTGGAGCCACAGAAGACCGCGGCAATCTCGTCCTCCTTCACGAAGCCGGCCCGGCGGGTCACCAGGGTGCTCAGCACGAGCACGATGGTGAGGAACAGCGCCGCGCCCCCGAGCGTCACCGCCAGGATGCCGCCACCATAGTTCGTGAACAACCCGGCCTTCACCGAGTCACAGAACGAGGCGTAGACCAGCACCAGGATGAACAACCTGTCGAAGCTGTTGGTGTAGCGCCGGTAACGCGCGAACCAGGCGCCCAGCAGTGGGCGGAGCAGCTGGCCGATGACCAGGGGCAGCAGGAGCAACGTCGCCAGCTTGCGAATGGCCTCGCCCAGCGGAATCGACTGGCCTGTCGTCGAGGCGAGCAGGCTGACGATCAGCGGGGTGAGGACGACGCCGAGCAGGCTCGACAGGCTTGCGTTGAAGATGGCCGCCGCCACGTTTCCGCGAGCCAGCCCCGTCATCGCCACGGACGAGGAGATGGTCGACGGGACGGCGCACAGGTAGAGGAACCCCAGCAGCAGGTCAGGTGGCAGCCAGCGCCCCGCGATGAGGTTGAGCAGCAGCCAGAGGAGGGGAAACACCCCGAAGGTGAACGTCTGCACCACGACGTGCAGCCGCCACTGCAGGATTCCCGCCTTCAGGTTCGCCAGCGGCAGGCCGAGGCCGTACAGGAGGAACACCAGGAAGATGCCGGCGTTGGCGACGACATCCGCGTGCATCGCCCCACCGGTGCTGCCGAAGTCGGGGAAGAGGACGGCGAGCACGACGGCGGAGATCATCCCCACCAGGAACCAGTCCCGTGCGAGCCGTTTCACGAGGCGAAGGGGCATGCGGAGGAGATGAATACTCCGTGCGACGGGAGACCTCCACCCCTGCCTTCAGCCCCAGCGCCGGACCCCGTGCGTCGGCGGGAACAGCACTCGCGGCGAGCTACCGTCCGACACCCCATGACAGCGACTGTCGTACCGGCACCGGACCCCGTGCGTCGGCGGGAACAGCACTCGCGGCGTGCTACCGTCCGCCAACCCATGACCGTGACTGTCCAGGAGCTGGGGCCGGAGCTGCTCGACCAGGTGGGCCCTCTCTGCGCCCGCGCCTTCGATGACTACCCCTTCCTGGCGGAGCTGTTCCCCGGCGCCCCCGAGCGGCGCGCCAGGGTGTCCACCCGCTTCTACAGCGCCACCGTCATCGACTGCCTGGAGCACGGCATCGTCCACGCCATGGTGGAGGGTGGGCGGCTGACCGGTGTCGCCGCCTGGCTGCGGCCGGGGGCCTTTCCCCAGTCGCTCCGGCGCCAGGCGGGGTTCCTTCCGACAGTCTGGGCGGGCCTGCGGTACTTCCCCGGCCGGGCCCGGCTGGCGCTCCAGGCGCTCGCGCGACTGGAGCGCTACCACCCCCACACGCCACCGCACTGGTACCTCGCCGCCATCGCCGTCGAGCCCTCCCACCAGG
Proteins encoded in this region:
- a CDS encoding SDR family NAD(P)-dependent oxidoreductase → MGALDGKIAVVTGGGTGIGFAIAERFAREGAEVVIAGRRKQRLDDAAAQIGHGARGIATDVGDDAQVQRLIDSVPRVDLLVTCAGGAVFGPVEEVSPKAWRDLFNDRFFGQLAACHYAVPKMAPGSSILFCSGIAGHAALPNYAGGAGLCGAVNAMGRSLAIELAPKGIRVNVLSPGLTRDTAIDWHVPPEQLDAFMDALVSRIPLKRPGTVRDMADAAFFLATNAYATGMVLDLDGGWTAV
- a CDS encoding bifunctional helix-turn-helix transcriptional regulator/GNAT family N-acetyltransferase, encoding MATTRHERSVAAVRHFNRFYTQKIGVLHEGHLESDFSLTEVRVLYELANREKPTAAELSRDLALDPGYLSRVLRGFGSRGLMARERSEADGRQSLMRLTRRGQDAFARLNARSSDEVGALLARLSPTGQRRLLDAMRTIEELLGGKVETEKAPYLLRQHRPGDMGWVVQRHGALYFQEYGWDERFEALVASIAAKFIQEYEPKRERCWIAERDGENVGSVFLVQESKTVAKLRLLLVEPSARGLGIGSRLVGECVRFAREAGYRKVRLWTNDVLHAARHLYEQAGFVLVHSEPHNSFGHGLVGETWELKLPRH
- a CDS encoding SMI1/KNR4 family protein — encoded protein: MIEFIRQRDPAFLSQVEGMPDAAISALAADRGVTLPATYVEFLRRMGGHSHGYTPFGATQDHGFAAIAERLEAERLDDKDDAPPGRFFPVAIETDLSLVALYDHYLDLQRGDGDDAPLVTLEQGVPFRWQTPDETGETCGERIAASVFNHFELRLRANRDVVALGGALQAGQGRAALQQALALLQRAGFAPVLPLLGRVACLQAGPLSVLAKVNENYELLTLRIGSDDALAVKELVSQLLAGLPGARRPAGPRNLD
- a CDS encoding bile acid:sodium symporter family protein, with the protein product MPLRLVKRLARDWFLVGMISAVVLAVLFPDFGSTGGAMHADVVANAGIFLVFLLYGLGLPLANLKAGILQWRLHVVVQTFTFGVFPLLWLLLNLIAGRWLPPDLLLGFLYLCAVPSTISSSVAMTGLARGNVAAAIFNASLSSLLGVVLTPLIVSLLASTTGQSIPLGEAIRKLATLLLLPLVIGQLLRPLLGAWFARYRRYTNSFDRLFILVLVYASFCDSVKAGLFTNYGGGILAVTLGGAALFLTIVLVLSTLVTRRAGFVKEDEIAAVFCGSKKTLASGVPMARLLFGAHPGLGLIVLPLMFYHQLQLLVCSALAERYASRASPPTS
- a CDS encoding GNAT family N-acetyltransferase — translated: MTVTVQELGPELLDQVGPLCARAFDDYPFLAELFPGAPERRARVSTRFYSATVIDCLEHGIVHAMVEGGRLTGVAAWLRPGAFPQSLRRQAGFLPTVWAGLRYFPGRARLALQALARLERYHPHTPPHWYLAAIAVEPSHQGRGLGARLMKRGLELAAEQGDPCFLETAKESNREWYRGFGFDLQREEPCFDGGPPQWFMWRPPETVASGKGRAEVAPPARAPGAA